Part of the Kitasatospora sp. NBC_01266 genome, AGAATGCCCCCCAAGGATCTCGTGTGACGGTTGGGGAAGGCGGCGGGTCCAGTGGAGCCTCGCATCATCGGCAGTGGCGGCGACGAGCAGGCGGCCGATCACTTCGGCACGGCCGAGTTGCGGCGCAGGGTGCTGGACGCCTGGGCGGCTTCGCCGGCCCGGTTCCGGGAGGACGCCAACGCGGAGGAGGAGCTGGCGCTCGGCGGTTACCGGGATCGTCTGGTGGTCGAGTTGGCGCAGAACGCGGCGGACGCCGCGGGCCGCGCCGGTCGCGGCCCGGGTCGGCTGCGGCTGACCCTGCGCGACGGGGTGCTGGCCGCCGCCAACACCGGTGCGCCGCTGGACGCGGCGGCGATCGAGTCGCTCTCCACCCTGCGCGCCTCCTCCAAGCGGGCCGACGCCACCCCCACCGTGGGCCGGTTCGGGGTCGGCTTCGCCGCCGTGCTCGCGGTGAGCGACGAGCCGGCCATCGTCGGCCACGCGGGCGGCGTGCGTTGGTCGCTCGCCGAGTCCCGGCAGCTCACCGACCGGGTGGCGGGCGAACAGCCCGCACTGGCCGAGGAGTTGCGCCGACGTGACGGTCACGTCCCGGTGCTGCGGCTGCCGCTGCCCGCCGAGGGCGAGCCGCCGACCGGCTACGACACGGTGGTCCTGCTGCCGCTGCGCGACGGCGCCGCCGAGGACCTGACCCGCCGTCTGCTGAACGGCGTGGACGACGCGCTGCTGCTCACCCTGCCCGGTCTGGCCGAGATCGTCGTGGAGACCCCGGACGGCGGCTCGCGCACGCTGACCCGCTCGGTGGCCGAGCGCACCGAGCAGGGCCTGGGCCAGGTCACCCTGACCGAGTGCGACGCGCAGGGCGCCACCAGCCGCTCGCTCTGGCAGACCGTCACCGCCACCGGCGCACTCGCCCCCGAGCTGCTGGCCGACCGTCCGATCGAGGAGCGGGCCCGCCCGTACTGGACGGTGACCTGGGCCGTGCCGGTCTCCGCCGCCGGCACCCCGCAGCCGCTTCCGGTGGCGCCCGTGCTGCACGCGCCCACCCCGAGCGAGGAGCCGCTGGGCGTGCCCGCGCTGCTGATCGCCTCCTACCCGCTGGACTCCACCCGGCGCCACGTCGCGCCCGGCCCGCTCACCGACTTCCTGACCGAGCGGGCCGCCGAGGCCTACACCGACCTGCTGCGCGCCCGTGGCGCCGACCTCGGTTCGCTCGCGCTGGTCCCCGGGCCGCTGGGCCAGGGCGCGCTGGACAACGCGCTGCGCACGGTGATCCTCTCCCGGCTGCCCGGCACCGCGTTCCTGCCGCACCCCACCGCCGTCGAGGAGGGCACCCCGGCGCTGCGCCCGCGCGACGCCACGCTGCTGGAGGGCGCCGACTCCTCGGTGGTCGAGGCGCTGGCCCCGATCTTCCCCGGTCTGCTGCCGGCCGGCCTGGAGCGGCGGGCCGAGCTGCGCGCGCTGCAGGTGCGGCGGATCCCGCTGGCCGAGGTGGTCGACCAGCTCGGCGGCCTGGACCGGGAGCCGGCCTGGTGGCGCAGCCTGTACGGGGCGCTGGCCGGCGCCGATCCGGAGGCGCTCGGCGCGCTGCCGGTGCCGCTGGCCACCGGACGCACCGTCACCGGACCGCGCCGGGTGCTGCTGCCCTCCGAGGACGCCGACTGGGCGGGCTTCCCCGGTTATCCCGAGGCCCTGGCGGAGGCACTGGACCTGCTGGACCTGCGCCTGGCCCACCCCGAGGCCGCGCACCCGCTGCTGGCCAAGCTCGGCGCCGCCACCGCCACCCCGGCGGGCATCCTGGCGACCCCCGAGCTGCGCGCGGCCGTGGCCCGCTCGCTGGATCTGGCCGAGGAGGACTTCGAGGCCGCCGCCGATCTGGCCGACGCGGTGCTCGGCCTGGTCAGGGCGGCCGGCGCGAAGGCCGGCGACCACCCGTGGCTGGCCCGCCTGGCGCTGCCCGACGACGAGGGCGAGCCGGCCAGGGCCGGTGAACTCATCCTCCCCGAAAGCCCGTTCGCCGAGCTCGCCCGTCCCGAGGACGCGCCCTTCGTGGACGAGGACCTGCTGGACCGCTGGGGCCCCGAGGTACTGGGCGCGGTCGGGGTGCTGAGCGACTTCGTGCTGGTCCGCGCCGAGGACGCGGTGCTCGACCCGGACGACCTGGAGCGCCTGGACCCCACCGCCCCCGCCGACCGCGCGGTCGGCGGCAATCCGACCGGCCTGCTGGACGAGGCGCCGGACGGGCTGGCCGACTGGGCCGAGGAGGTCCTGGAGGCGCTGCACGCGGACGACGCCGACGCGGTGGGTGTGCCGCCGGTGGCCGCCGAGCTGCTGGTGGTGCGCGATCTGGACCTGGTCGACGAGGAGGCCTGGCCCGAGGCGCTGGCCCGGCTGGCCCGTCCGCCGTACCGGGACGCGGTGATCACCCCGGTCCGGGTGCTGCTGCCCGACGGCAGCTACACCGACCTGCCGCCCTACACCGCCTGGTGGCTGCGCGACCACCCGGTGCTGGACGGCCGCGAGCCGGCCGGGCTGCGCGCGGCCGGCGCCGACTGGCTGCTCCGCGGCCTCTACGACGAGGCCCGCACCACGCTGGACGAGCAGTTCCTGCACGCCCTCGGGGTGCGCACCACGCTCGCCGCGCTGCTCGCCGAGCAGCACGGGCCGGACGAGCTGCTCGACCACCTCACCGACGAGGAGAGCGAGGTGACGCACCGCCAGCTGCACGGCATCTACACCGCGCTGGCCGCCGTCGAGGTCGAACCCCTGGACGTGGTGCGGGCCCTGCCGCCGCTGGACGAGGCCACCGGGCGCAGGCCGGGGCACACCGTGGTGGTGGACGCCACCGAGGCCGTCGTCGCCGACGCGCCCGACCTGGTCCAGCTGCTGCACCCGTACCCGCTGATCCCGGTCGCCCCGGCGCTGGCCCCGGCGCTGGCCGAGCGGCTGCACGTCTCGCTGGCCAGCGAGATCGCCGGCGGCCGGGTGCTCTCCGAGGGCGTCCTGCACCGGGTGCCGCCGTTCGTCCGCGAGCTGCTGCCCGGCTGCCCGGTCGCCTACGAGGAGCACGAGGAGCTGCTGGTGGTCGGCCCGGACGGTGAGGAGGCCGGGGTGGACTGGCGCTGGGACACCGCGGCGCCCACTCCCGAGCTGCCCTACGACCCGGAGTCGGCCGCCCTGGAGGCCGCGGACGAGGTCGGGGGCAGCGTGCTGGCGGAGCCCGGCGGGGAGTTCGAGGTCCCGCCGGTCCCCGGCCTGCTGCACGCGGCCACCCCGGAGGGGCTGGCAGCCGGTCTGGCCTGGTCGGTGGGCCAGTGGCACCGGCGGTTCGAGGTGCTGGCCGCGCTCACCGAGCCGGACCGGGCCTACGAGCTCTCGGCGGCCCGCGACTTCGAGTCCTGACGGTCCGCTCCCGACGGTCCGTTCCTGGCGGACCGTCGGGCCGGCTGGGCTGGCTAGGGTGGCGAGCATGATCGAGATAGCCGAGCGCAGGTTCCTCTTCCTGCTCGCCAGCGCCCGCCCGGACAGCAACACCGAGCTGCTCGCCCGGCGGGCCGCCGAGCAGCTGCCCGCCGACGCCGAGCAGCGCTGGCTGCGGCTGGCCGAGCTGCCGCTGCCGCCCTTCGTCGACGCCCGGCACGACGCGGGCGGCGGCTACCCGCCGCCGCAGGGCCACGCCGCCACCCTGCTGGAGGCCACCCTGTGGGCCACCGACCTGGTGATCGCCTCGCCGCTGTACTGGTACAGCGTCTCCGCCGACACCAAGCTCTACCTGGACCACTGGGCGGGCTGGTTGCGGGTGCCGGGCGTGGACTTCAAGGCCCGGATGGCCGGCAAGGCGCTCTGGGGCGTCACCGTGCTGACCACCGAGGACCACGCCCCGGCCGATCCGCTGGTCGGCACCCTTCGGCTGTCCGCCGAGTACCTGAAGATGGGCTGGGGCGGGGTGCTGGCGGGCACCGCCAACAAGCCGGGGCAGATCCTGGAGGACGCCGGGGCGCTGGAGCGGGCGAAGACCTTCTTCGCCGCCGGCTAGCGCCGGACCGGCGCCGGCTACGCCTGGTCCGGTCCGCGCGTGACGAAGAAGCGCCAGACCACCTCGAGCAGCAGCCCGGCCAGCACCGCGATCGCCACGCCCGTCCACACGTCGCGGCTGTCGATCAGCTGGAGCTGGAAGAAGTTCGACAGCCAGGGCACCACCATGACCAGCGCGAAGGCGCCGCACATGGCGCCGATCAGCAGCACCCGCCACCAGGTGTAGGGCCGGGCCACGATCGCCAGCACCCACATGGCCACGATGAAGAGGGTGAGGGTGGCCACGCTGGTGTCGGACTTCAGGTCGGTGGCGTGGTCGGCGCGGGCCAGCGCGTAGGCGGTGAAGGTGGCCGCCCCGGCGATCACCCCGCCGGGGACGGCCAGCCGCAGCACCCGGCGCACGAAGCCGGGCCTGGCCCGCTCGCTGTTCGGGGCCAGCGCCAGGAAGAAGGCCGGGATGCCGATGGTGAGCGAACTCAGCAGGGTCGAGTGCCGGGGCAGGAACGGGTAGGGCAGCTGGGTGAAGACCACCAGCAGCGCCAGCAGCACCGAGTAGACCGTCTTCACCAGGAAGAGGCCGGCCACCCGCTCGATGTTGCCGATCACCCGGCGGCCCTCGGCGACCACCGAGGGCAGCGTGGCGAAGCTGTCGTCCAGCAGCACGATCTGCGCCACCGCCCGGGTGGCCTCGCTGCCCGAGCCCATCGCCACGCCGATGTCGGCGTCCTTGAGCGCCAGCACGTCGTTGACGCCGTCGCCGGTCATCGCCACGTGGTGCCCGCGGGACTGCAGCGCGCCGACCAGCTCGCGCTTCTGCTGCGGTGTCACCCGGCCGAAGACGGAGGTGCGTTCGGCGGTGTCGGCCAGGGCCTCGGGGTCGCTCGGCAGGGTCCGGGCGTCCAGCGGGTGCTCGGCGCCGGGCAGCTCCAGGCTCGCCGCGACGGCGCCGACCGAGACCGCGCTGTCCCCGGAGATCACCTTCGCCTGGACCCGCTGCTGCTCGAAGTAGCGCAGCGTGCTCGCGGCGTCCGGGCGCAGCCGCTGCTTGAGCACCACCAGGGCCAGCGGGCGCAGGTCCTTGGCCGGGTCGGGGGCGTCCAGCGGCACCGGGGTGCGGCCGAGCAGCAGCACCCGAAGGCCCTGCCCGCCCAGTTCGTCCACCTCGGCCAGCGCCGGGTGCCCGGTGGGCAGCAGCACGTCGGGTGCGCCGAGCAGCCAGCTGGCCTCGGCGCCGCCCGGCTCCAGCAGCTGCACCCCGCTCCACTTGCGGGCCGAGGAGAACGGCATCGCCTCCAGCACCCGCCAGTGCTCCCGGCCCTCCCCCTCGGGGGCGGGGTAGGCGTCCAGCACCGCCCGCATGCTGGCGTTCGGCCGGGCGTCCGCCGCCGCCATCACGCCGAGCGCCCGGCGCAGCCGCTCGCCGTCGCCGGCGTCGTCCAGTGCGCGCAGCTCCAGCACGTCCATGCCGCCCTCGGTGAGGGTGCCGGTCTTGTCCAGGCAGACGGTGTCCACCCGGGCCAGTCCCTCGATCGCCGGCAGCTCCTGGACCAGGCACTGCTTGCGGCCCAGCCGGATCACCCCGATCGCGAAGGCCACCGAGGTCAGCAGCACCAGCCCCTCGGGCACCATCGGCACGATCCCGGCCACCGTGCGGCGCACCGCCTCGCGCCAGTCGTTGTGCTCCACCGACCACTGGCTGATCACCAGGCCGAGCGCGGTGGGGATCAGCAGGTAGGTGATGAACCGCAGGATGGTGTCGATGCCGGTGCGCAGCTCGGACTTGACCAGGGTGAACCGGCTGGCCTCCTCGGCCAGCCGGGCGGCGTAGGCGTGGCGGCCGACCTTGGTGGCGGTGAAGGCGCCGGCCCCGGCGACCACGAAGCTGCCGGACATCACCAGGTCGCCCGGGTGCTTGAGGACCGGGTCGGGCTCGCCGGTGAGCAGCGACTCGTCGATCTCCAGGCCCTCGGCCTCGGTGACCGCGCCGTCCACGATCACCTTGTCGCCGATGCCGAGCAGCACGGTGTCGTCCAGCACGATCTCGGCCACCGCGACCTGGGTCACCTGGCCGTCCCGGCGCACCTCGGGGCGGGCCTCGCCGATCAGCGCGAGGCTGTCCAGGGTCCGCTTGGCGCGCACCTCCTGGATGATGCCGATCGCCGTGTTGGCGACGATCACCAGGCCGAACAGCCCGTCCTGGATCGGGCCGACCACCAGGATGACCGCGAAGAGCACACCGATGATCGCGTTGAAGCGGGTGAAGACGTTCGCCCGCACGATCTCCTTGACGGACCGTGAGGAACGCACCGGGACGTCGTTGACCTGCCCGTTCGCCACCCGCTCGGCGACCTCCGCCGTCGTCAGGCCGCCACGCCGGACGGGCGCGAGGCCGGTGGCGCCGGCGCTCGCGCCGCTGTCAGGGGCGGGCCGGTCCGCGGCGGGATGCGTCATGGCATCGACTCTACGGGGGCGAAATGTCCGGTGCGTCCTCCTATGGTCCAGGCCCGGCCGACCGGGTGGACCGCTCGGCGGGGGTGTCACTCCTCCCCGGGGCGGACCGGGGTGTGGGCCTGGGGACGGACCTGGGTGCGGGCCCGGGTGCGGACCTGGGGGCGGACGTGCCCCGGTGCGGTCACTGGCCGGGAAGGGCCTCGCCGCTCACCCGGTCCCGCTGGATCGCGGCGCGCCGGGCCCGGCAGTACCAGAGCCCGATCAGGCCGAGCAGACCGCCGGAGAGGCAGATCCAGGGCCAGCTGCCGTGCCCGTGCGCGGAGAGGGTGTGCTGGAAGGGGAGCAGCACCAGGAAGCCCACGAACCAGAGCACCGTGCCGCCGCCCACGATCGCGACGTCGTTGGCTTCCAGGGGCGGCGGCGAGGGGTGCAGGGCGGTCTTCGGCATAGCGCTCAGCCTACGGCTTCGGGGGCGCGCCACCCGGTTGATCTACGCGCGAAGATGGCGCGTGCACGACCGGTGAACTCATACTGAAGGCCCTCCTTTGCCCCCACCAGAGGACATATCGCATGCCTTCCGCGGCCCTCGACCGCTACTTCCGGATCTCCGAACGCGGCTCCAGCGTGCCCCGGGAGATCCGTGGCGGTGTCGCCACCTTCTTCACCATGGCCTACATCCTGGTGCTGAACCCGATCATCCTGTCCAACGCCGTGGACATCAACAAGCAGTCGCTGAGCTTCCCGCAGCTGGTCACGGCCACCGCGCTGACCGCGGGACTGACCACGCTGCTGATGGCCGTGATCGGCAACGTCCCGATCGGCCTGGCCGCGGGGCTGGGTGTGAACACCATCGTCGCGCTCCAGCTGGCACCCAAGATGACCTGGCCGGATGCGATGGGCATGGTCGTGCTGGCCGGCATCTGCATCATGCTGCTGGTCGCCACCGGCCTGCGCGAACGGGTGATGACCGCCGTGCCGCTCGGGCTGCGCAAGGCGATCGCGATCGGCATCGGCCTGTTCATCACCCTGGTGGGCCTGGTCGACTCCGGCTTCACCAGCCGGGTCCCCGACAGCGCCCACACCACCGTGCCGCTGGAGCTGGGGATCGGCGGCCACCTGCACGGCTGGCCGGTGCTGGTCTTCGTGCTCGGCGTGCTGCTCACCATGGTGCTGGTGGTGCGCAAGGTGCCGGGCGCGATCCTGATCTCGATCGCGGCGATGACCGTGGTCGCGCTGGTGATCCAGAAGCTGGCGAACCTGCCCGCCGACGCCTGGGGCCTGACCGTCCCCAAGTGGCCGGGCAACCCGGTCTCCGCCCCCGACTTCGGACTGGTCGGCAAGGTCAGCCTGTTCGGCGGCTTCCATTACGTCAGCGTGCTGACCGGGATCCTCTTCATCTTCACCGTGCTGATGAGCGCCTTCTTCGACGCGATGGGCACCATCCTCGGCGTCGCCGACGAGGCCCACCTGCTCGACGAGAAGGGCGACCTGCCCGGCATCAACCGGGTGCTGATGGTCGACGGCATCGCCACCGCCCTCGGCGGCGCCACCTCCTCCTCGGCCAACACCTGCTTCGTCGAGTCGACGGCCGGCGTCGGCGAGGGCGCCCGCACCGGCCTCGCCAGCCTGGTCACCGGCGCGCTCTTCATGCTCGCGCTCTTCCTGACCCCGCTGGCCACCATGGTCCCGGCCCAGGCGGCCACCCCGGCACTGGTCACGGTCGGCTTCCTGATCCTGGCCAACTCGATCCGCGAGATCGACTGGAGCGACTACACCATCGCGATGCCGGCCTTCCTGACCATGCTGCTGATGCCGTTCACCTACAGCATCACCAACGGCATCGGGATGGGCTTCATCACCTTCTGCGTCCTGCGGGTGGCGACCGGGCGCGGGCGCAGCGTGCCGGTGGCGCTGTACGCGGTGGCGGGGGTGTTCGCCTTCTACTACATGATGCCGGCGCTGGGGTTGGGCAAGTAGCAAGGGTGATTGATATCGACGTGGCGGAGCCTCAGCCGAGCAGCTCGGTCAGCTCCACGGCCGTCCAGTGGCCCGCCGCGCCCGGGCGGGTGCTGAGGTAGGCGGCGCTGCGCGGGGTGGGCCAGGCGTGGGACTCGTGCAGGCCGGCGGCCAGGTGGTGGAGGTAGCCGAGGGCGGGCCGGGCGAGCGGGGCGTCGGCGGTGCGCCACGGGGCGGTGAGGGTGAGCAGCGGGAGGCCTTCGAGGTCGCCGGGGTGCACCAGGGTCTCGTAGCGGCCCGGTCCCAGGGTGGCGCGGCCGTGGCTGAGGACGGGGCGCAGGTCGAGGTCGGTGCCGGGGGCGCGGTGCATCTCCTGGGCGGCGAGGTCGGCGAACTGCTCGGCGGTGAGCAGGTAGGCGCGGGCGGGGGTCAGGCCGGGGTCGAGGGGGTCGTAGAAGGCCATCCCGCCGGTCCAGAGGGTGGACTCCAGGGCGAAGTACAGCTGCCCGGGGAGCTGGATGGGGCGCGTCGCGCGCGGTGGGCGCGGGTCGCGGCAGCCGGGGTGGGCGCGGGCGCCGCCGGGTGGCCGGCCGCCGGCCAGGTAGGCGGTCAGCCGGGCCAGGTGCAGGTTGGAGCCGTAGGCGGCGTACCAGAGGAGCTGCCCGGTCATGCTGTCAGGGTAGGCGGCGGGTCCGGGTGGGGGGCGGATGCCGGGGAAAATCGGGGTCGGGTCGGGGATGCTCCGGATATCCGGTGGGGCGCGCCGGCCTGAACGATGGTCGGCATGCTTACGGTGATGCGGATTGCCAGCTCGACGGTGCGGGTGCGCTGGGCCTCGTTCGTCGGCACGTTCGTCGCGCTGGCCCTCGGCGTGGGGCTGCTGGCGACCGCGACGTTGACCATCGTGGCGACCGGGCACCTCGCCGGCCGGCCGTCGCGCTACGACCACGCGCCGGTGGTGGTGCTGCCGGACACCGAGGTGGTGGTGCACGACCAGGTGGCCGGTGACCAGCGGGTGAAGGTCACCGAGCAGCCGGGCCTGACGCCCGAGGTGCTCGCGGCGGTGGGCCGCACCGGACCGGTGGTGGCGGACCGCACCTTCTACGCCCAGCTGCTCGGCGGCCCGAAGGACCAGGTGGGGCACGGCTGGTCGGCCGCCGCCTTCGGCGGCTACCGGCTGCTGGCCGGAGCGCCGCCGCAGCACCCGGACGAGGTGGTGCTCGGTGGCGGCGAGGCGGCCATGGTCGGGCAGCGGGTGCGGGTGCTGACGGCTGACGGTCCGCTGGAGCTGACGGTCAGCGGGGTGAGGGCGGCGGTCCCGTTCGAGCACGCGCTCTTCTTCACCGACCAGCGGGCCGCGCAACTCTCGCCCCCGGTCGACGCGTTGGTCGCCTACGGGGCTCCGGACCAGGTCCGGCAGGCGGTGTCCGGAGCGCGGTGGCCGTGTACGCGGGGGCGCAGCGGCGGGACGCCGATCCGAACCGCGATGCCGAGCTCGGCCAACTGGACAACGTCACCACGCCGTTGGGCCTGGCGGCGGCGGTGGCCGCGCTGGTGGCGGGCTTCGTGCTGGCTGGCACCTTCGCGTTCTCGGTCGCGCAGCGGCGACGTGAGCTGGTGCTGCTCCGGCTGGCGGGGGCGACCCGGAGCCAGGTGCTGGGCGTCGTCATGGTGGAGACGCTGCTCTGCGTGGGCGCCGGCGTGCTGCTCGGGGCGGTCGCGTCCGCGCTGAGCGTGGGCGGCTCGTGGGCGGCGCTGTGCCGCCTGGTGGGGCCGATTCCGCTGGGCGCCGAAGTGGTCGGCGGCCCCTGGCCGATCGTCGCCGCACTCGGCCTGCTCTGCGGCGTGGTCGCGCTGGTGGCGGCCCTCGCCCCGGCCTCGCTGGCCCTGCGGGTGGGGCCGCTGCGGCCGGCGGCGGCGCGCGAGTAGCGGGCTTCCTGGTAGCCGGTTACCGGCCGAGCCGACGTCCGGTGCTGGCCGGAAAGCGCGCTGTGTAGGCCAGTTGGGTGTGGGCATACTGCCGGTGGACTCATGAGGGGGCAGTGGCCGATGGCGCGATGGGACCCAACCGGTATCGACGAGGCGGACTTTCTGCCGGAGCCGTTCCAGACGGCTGATCAGGCGTCGGTTTCCGGACAGCGGCAGACCCTGCGCTGGTACCGCGGGATGATCCTGATGTTGGTGGCCGCCGCCGTGGTCGGCGCGGTGGCCAGCACGAAGGCGAGCGTCGCGCCGCTGATCTCGGTGGCGGCCTTCCTGCTGGCCGGCTACTTCTGGGCCCGGCTGCGCCGCGCCAACCCGCAGGCCCAGTGGTACGGGGCCCGCGCCGCCGCCGAGTCGGTGAAGACGCTGGCCTGGAAGTACGTCGTGCGGGCCCGTCCGTTCGGCGGCCCGGCGGACTCGCCCGAGGTGGACGAGGTGTACCGGATCCAGGTCGCCGACGTGCTGCGGGCCTTCGAGGAGAGCGGCGCCCTGGCCCCCGGTGCGGTGCCCGAGATCACCGACGGGATGCGGCAGTTGCGCGCCGCCGACCTGCCCATGCGCCGCACCGTCTACCTGCGGCTGCGGGTGGAGGGCCAGCGCACCTGGTACCTGGCCAAGGCGGCCGCCTGCGAGTCGCAGTCCGTCTCCTGGGGCCTGGGCACGGTCGCCCTGATGATCGTCGGCGGTGCGGCGGCCGTCGCCCAGGCGCTCGGCGCGCTCTCGGTGAGCATCTTCGGCGCCTGTTCGGCCGCCGCCGCCGCGATCATCGCCTGGACCCAGCTGAAGCAGCTGCGCCCACTGGTCTCGGCCTACCAGCTGGCCGCCAAGGAACTCGACGTGGTCTGGGGAAAGTTGACCGCCATCGAGCTGAACGACCCGGACGCCGAGGCCAGCTGGTCCCAGC contains:
- a CDS encoding histone deacetylase encodes the protein MTGQLLWYAAYGSNLHLARLTAYLAGGRPPGGARAHPGCRDPRPPRATRPIQLPGQLYFALESTLWTGGMAFYDPLDPGLTPARAYLLTAEQFADLAAQEMHRAPGTDLDLRPVLSHGRATLGPGRYETLVHPGDLEGLPLLTLTAPWRTADAPLARPALGYLHHLAAGLHESHAWPTPRSAAYLSTRPGAAGHWTAVELTELLG
- a CDS encoding NCS2 family permease; amino-acid sequence: MPSAALDRYFRISERGSSVPREIRGGVATFFTMAYILVLNPIILSNAVDINKQSLSFPQLVTATALTAGLTTLLMAVIGNVPIGLAAGLGVNTIVALQLAPKMTWPDAMGMVVLAGICIMLLVATGLRERVMTAVPLGLRKAIAIGIGLFITLVGLVDSGFTSRVPDSAHTTVPLELGIGGHLHGWPVLVFVLGVLLTMVLVVRKVPGAILISIAAMTVVALVIQKLANLPADAWGLTVPKWPGNPVSAPDFGLVGKVSLFGGFHYVSVLTGILFIFTVLMSAFFDAMGTILGVADEAHLLDEKGDLPGINRVLMVDGIATALGGATSSSANTCFVESTAGVGEGARTGLASLVTGALFMLALFLTPLATMVPAQAATPALVTVGFLILANSIREIDWSDYTIAMPAFLTMLLMPFTYSITNGIGMGFITFCVLRVATGRGRSVPVALYAVAGVFAFYYMMPALGLGK
- a CDS encoding HAD-IC family P-type ATPase, whose protein sequence is MTHPAADRPAPDSGASAGATGLAPVRRGGLTTAEVAERVANGQVNDVPVRSSRSVKEIVRANVFTRFNAIIGVLFAVILVVGPIQDGLFGLVIVANTAIGIIQEVRAKRTLDSLALIGEARPEVRRDGQVTQVAVAEIVLDDTVLLGIGDKVIVDGAVTEAEGLEIDESLLTGEPDPVLKHPGDLVMSGSFVVAGAGAFTATKVGRHAYAARLAEEASRFTLVKSELRTGIDTILRFITYLLIPTALGLVISQWSVEHNDWREAVRRTVAGIVPMVPEGLVLLTSVAFAIGVIRLGRKQCLVQELPAIEGLARVDTVCLDKTGTLTEGGMDVLELRALDDAGDGERLRRALGVMAAADARPNASMRAVLDAYPAPEGEGREHWRVLEAMPFSSARKWSGVQLLEPGGAEASWLLGAPDVLLPTGHPALAEVDELGGQGLRVLLLGRTPVPLDAPDPAKDLRPLALVVLKQRLRPDAASTLRYFEQQRVQAKVISGDSAVSVGAVAASLELPGAEHPLDARTLPSDPEALADTAERTSVFGRVTPQQKRELVGALQSRGHHVAMTGDGVNDVLALKDADIGVAMGSGSEATRAVAQIVLLDDSFATLPSVVAEGRRVIGNIERVAGLFLVKTVYSVLLALLVVFTQLPYPFLPRHSTLLSSLTIGIPAFFLALAPNSERARPGFVRRVLRLAVPGGVIAGAATFTAYALARADHATDLKSDTSVATLTLFIVAMWVLAIVARPYTWWRVLLIGAMCGAFALVMVVPWLSNFFQLQLIDSRDVWTGVAIAVLAGLLLEVVWRFFVTRGPDQA
- a CDS encoding FtsX-like permease family protein; this translates as MLAGTFAFSVAQRRRELVLLRLAGATRSQVLGVVMVETLLCVGAGVLLGAVASALSVGGSWAALCRLVGPIPLGAEVVGGPWPIVAALGLLCGVVALVAALAPASLALRVGPLRPAAARE
- a CDS encoding DUF4231 domain-containing protein, producing MARWDPTGIDEADFLPEPFQTADQASVSGQRQTLRWYRGMILMLVAAAVVGAVASTKASVAPLISVAAFLLAGYFWARLRRANPQAQWYGARAAAESVKTLAWKYVVRARPFGGPADSPEVDEVYRIQVADVLRAFEESGALAPGAVPEITDGMRQLRAADLPMRRTVYLRLRVEGQRTWYLAKAAACESQSVSWGLGTVALMIVGGAAAVAQALGALSVSIFGACSAAAAAIIAWTQLKQLRPLVSAYQLAAKELDVVWGKLTAIELNDPDAEASWSQLAGDVEDAVAREHTSWRARRAFPR
- a CDS encoding sacsin N-terminal ATP-binding-like domain-containing protein, translating into MEPRIIGSGGDEQAADHFGTAELRRRVLDAWAASPARFREDANAEEELALGGYRDRLVVELAQNAADAAGRAGRGPGRLRLTLRDGVLAAANTGAPLDAAAIESLSTLRASSKRADATPTVGRFGVGFAAVLAVSDEPAIVGHAGGVRWSLAESRQLTDRVAGEQPALAEELRRRDGHVPVLRLPLPAEGEPPTGYDTVVLLPLRDGAAEDLTRRLLNGVDDALLLTLPGLAEIVVETPDGGSRTLTRSVAERTEQGLGQVTLTECDAQGATSRSLWQTVTATGALAPELLADRPIEERARPYWTVTWAVPVSAAGTPQPLPVAPVLHAPTPSEEPLGVPALLIASYPLDSTRRHVAPGPLTDFLTERAAEAYTDLLRARGADLGSLALVPGPLGQGALDNALRTVILSRLPGTAFLPHPTAVEEGTPALRPRDATLLEGADSSVVEALAPIFPGLLPAGLERRAELRALQVRRIPLAEVVDQLGGLDREPAWWRSLYGALAGADPEALGALPVPLATGRTVTGPRRVLLPSEDADWAGFPGYPEALAEALDLLDLRLAHPEAAHPLLAKLGAATATPAGILATPELRAAVARSLDLAEEDFEAAADLADAVLGLVRAAGAKAGDHPWLARLALPDDEGEPARAGELILPESPFAELARPEDAPFVDEDLLDRWGPEVLGAVGVLSDFVLVRAEDAVLDPDDLERLDPTAPADRAVGGNPTGLLDEAPDGLADWAEEVLEALHADDADAVGVPPVAAELLVVRDLDLVDEEAWPEALARLARPPYRDAVITPVRVLLPDGSYTDLPPYTAWWLRDHPVLDGREPAGLRAAGADWLLRGLYDEARTTLDEQFLHALGVRTTLAALLAEQHGPDELLDHLTDEESEVTHRQLHGIYTALAAVEVEPLDVVRALPPLDEATGRRPGHTVVVDATEAVVADAPDLVQLLHPYPLIPVAPALAPALAERLHVSLASEIAGGRVLSEGVLHRVPPFVRELLPGCPVAYEEHEELLVVGPDGEEAGVDWRWDTAAPTPELPYDPESAALEAADEVGGSVLAEPGGEFEVPPVPGLLHAATPEGLAAGLAWSVGQWHRRFEVLAALTEPDRAYELSAARDFES
- a CDS encoding DUF2530 domain-containing protein, which gives rise to MPKTALHPSPPPLEANDVAIVGGGTVLWFVGFLVLLPFQHTLSAHGHGSWPWICLSGGLLGLIGLWYCRARRAAIQRDRVSGEALPGQ
- a CDS encoding flavodoxin family protein, with the translated sequence MIEIAERRFLFLLASARPDSNTELLARRAAEQLPADAEQRWLRLAELPLPPFVDARHDAGGGYPPPQGHAATLLEATLWATDLVIASPLYWYSVSADTKLYLDHWAGWLRVPGVDFKARMAGKALWGVTVLTTEDHAPADPLVGTLRLSAEYLKMGWGGVLAGTANKPGQILEDAGALERAKTFFAAG